AACCTAGAGAAAATCCTCATGTGATTGAAAATGTAAAAAAAGCAGAGGATATTGGCTCAATAGCTGTAGGAATGGATATTGATGGAGCAGGTTTAGTTACTATGGCCCTTAAAGGACAACCTGTAGGTCCAAAGACTGTAGAGGAATTAAAGGAAATAGTTTCTTCTACAAAATTGCCTTTTATTTTAAAAGGAATAATGACTGTGGAGGAAGCACAATTAGCTGTAGAAATTGGAGCAAAAGCTATAGTAGTTTCAAACCATGGAGGAAGAGTATTAGACCATACTCAATCTACAGCAAAAGCACTATTAGAAATAAAAAGAGTAGTTAAAGGGAAAATAATGATTCTTGTAGATGGAGGAATACGTTCTGGAGTAGATGTGTTTAAGATGTTGGCTTTAGGAGCCGATGGAGTATTAATAGGTAGACCTATAATTATAGGTGCTTTTGGAGGATATGAAGAAGGGGTATCATTAGTCCTTGATAATATGAAAAATGAATTGTATCAAGCTATGATATTAACTGGATGTAGAGATTTAAACTCAATTGATGAGACAAAAATTTCCATAGAGTGGTAATTTATATATAAAAAATTGTCATCGTCCTTAGGTAATAGAAACTTAAGGAATTAGATGGCAATTTTATTTTAAAAAGAGGAATTTGCAATTTTTTGTAGAAGTAATATATAAATATTTTTAGCATTTGGGGGTTTGACAATGAAAGAAATAATTACTTTTAATCCTATTGAATCTGATAAGGTGGTGTTGCCTATACAATATAATCATATGGTTCAAGCTATGATATATAGCTTATTAGATGAGGAACTTGCAGATTTTTTACATGAAGAGGGTTTTCAAAATAAAAATAGGACATTTAAGATGTTCACTTTTTCTAGAATAAATGGGAGATATATTTTAAAAAAGGATGATGGGTTAATAATATTTGATGGTCCAATAAAGCTTACTGTATCTTCTCATTTCGACGATTTTTCTAACTCTATAGGAAATAGTTTTTTAAAACGTCAAAGGGTACAATTAGGAAATAATTATTTAGAAGTGAAACAATTAGCAGTGGAAAAGGAAAATGTAAATAGCGAAGAAATAAAGGTTCGAACTTTATCTCCTATATCTACATATAGTACTTTATACAGAAAAGATGGCAAAAAGTTTACTTATTATTTTAATCCAATGGAAGAAGAATTTTCAGAGACTATAGAAAATAATCTAAAAAATAAGTATAGGGCTTTTTATTCAGAGGAAGCTCCTGAGGGAGAAATAAATATAAAACCCATAGGAGAACCTAGATTAGCTGTTGTAAAATACAAGGGTTTTGTAATAAAAGGATATACAGGCAAATTTTCCATAACAGGCCCAATTCCACTACTTCAATTAGGTATAGATACAGGATTAGGCAGTAAAAATAGCCAAGGGTTTGGCTGTGTTAAATTAATATAGAAATATATTAGGGAGGTGAGAAAGATTATTGAAGGAATAATTCAAATTGGAGATACACTGCTAAAATTTAATGATCCAGTACTAAATTTTATAGAAGAACTAAGACCTACTAGAAGGAATAAGCAGCTTAATGTATTAAAATTTAATTTTTTACCTGATGAAGGAAAATTAGAAATTGATGTAAAAGAAGAAATGGATGATAAT
This portion of the Keratinibaculum paraultunense genome encodes:
- a CDS encoding alpha-hydroxy-acid oxidizing protein — protein: MDMKEIRKIARERMKGYCRVCPVCNGVACAGEVPGMGGSLTGAAFKSNVEDLSKVKLKLRTIHDAKDPNMEFQFFNEKLDFPIMAAPITGSAFNMGGALTEKEYINSVVKGSISSGTIAMTGDSADLTLYEDGLEALKTVGGKGVPIIKPRENPHVIENVKKAEDIGSIAVGMDIDGAGLVTMALKGQPVGPKTVEELKEIVSSTKLPFILKGIMTVEEAQLAVEIGAKAIVVSNHGGRVLDHTQSTAKALLEIKRVVKGKIMILVDGGIRSGVDVFKMLALGADGVLIGRPIIIGAFGGYEEGVSLVLDNMKNELYQAMILTGCRDLNSIDETKISIEW
- the cas6 gene encoding CRISPR-associated endoribonuclease Cas6 — encoded protein: MKEIITFNPIESDKVVLPIQYNHMVQAMIYSLLDEELADFLHEEGFQNKNRTFKMFTFSRINGRYILKKDDGLIIFDGPIKLTVSSHFDDFSNSIGNSFLKRQRVQLGNNYLEVKQLAVEKENVNSEEIKVRTLSPISTYSTLYRKDGKKFTYYFNPMEEEFSETIENNLKNKYRAFYSEEAPEGEINIKPIGEPRLAVVKYKGFVIKGYTGKFSITGPIPLLQLGIDTGLGSKNSQGFGCVKLI